One genomic region from Phycodurus eques isolate BA_2022a chromosome 16, UOR_Pequ_1.1, whole genome shotgun sequence encodes:
- the LOC133415445 gene encoding transmembrane ascorbate-dependent reductase CYB561 — protein sequence MMEASSARSTFAWLVGGSQVLGVTSVVLTAVWMGHFHGGFAWDGTEQELNLHPLCMVLGLVFLQGDAILVYRVFHNEAKKNVKVLHGIIHLLALIITIVGMVAVFDSNRASNYTNMYTLHSWCGMATIVLFGAQWVTGLLFFLFPVASSGLRATYLPLHAFCGLVLLALAVGSSLLGITDSLLFSIMLTYSNFPPEGVLANVLGILLVVFGVLMCYIITREEYRRPPNPEEESLAVHFKTLTEGDSPTMP from the exons ATGATGGAGGCTTCTTCTGCTCGCTCGACGTTTGCGTGGCTGGTGGGAGGCTCGCAGGTCCTGGGTGTGACATCGGTCGTGCTGACCGCCGTTTGGATGGGTCACTTCCACGGGGGCTTCGCTTGGGATGGCACGGAACAGGAGCTCAACCTGCACCCTCTGTGCATGGTTCTGGGCTTGGTCTTCTTACAGGGAGACG CCATCCTGGTCTACAGAGTATTCCACAATGAGGCAAAGAAGAATGTCAAGGTGCTTCACGGCATCATTCACTTGCTTGCCCTCATCATCACCATTGTCG GTATGGTAGCCGTGTTCGACTCCAACAGAGCGTCCAACTATACAAACATGTACACCTTGCACAGTTGGTGCGGCATGGCTACCATTGTCCTATTTGGCGCGCAG TGGGTCACGGGTTTGTTGTTCTTCCTGTTTCCTGTGGCGTCGTCGGGGTTGCGAGCCACGTACCTCCCCCTCCATGCATTCTGCGgtctggttctgttggctttggCCGTGGGGAGCAGCTTGCTTGGTATCACAGATTCACTCCTCTTCAGCATCAT GTTAACCTATTCGAACTTTCCGCCTGAGGGGGTTCTGGCCAACGTTTTGGGCATCCTGCTTGTGGTCTTTGGGGTGCTGATGTGCTACATCATCACCAGGGAAGAGTATAGGCGGCCACCCAACCCCGAGGAGGAGTCTTTGGCGGTCCACTTCAAGACCCTGACTGAAGGGGACTCACCCACCATGCCCTAA